The window ATGTTTGCTCGTAACCAATGAACGAGTGAATCTAAAAAACTTTTCAGAAACATTTAAAGTCATCACAGAAAGATGTGATCCGAAAACTGACTTTTTTATTTTTAGCAATATCAGTCAAGATACACTCGATTATACCAGTGGAACGGTAAACAAAGGGAGTAAGATGTTATGGATGGGAATTACAGAAGCCAATGCACCTTTAAAATATCCTAACCTTCCTCGTGAATTTTCAGGTCATTTTAAAGACAAACGTTTCCAAAATCCCAAAGTGTTTTTACCGGGAGTCCTTGTGGTTCAGGGATCTGCTTATACAAAAGAGGACCAGTTGGCGACAACTTTGTTACAGGAAGATCTAGGACGTTTTCATTATGTATTTCTTGTGGATGATTCAGAAGATGCAGTAAAAACTGATTCTGATTTTATTTGGACAATGTTTACAAGAATGGAGCCGGCCTCCGATGTCTATGCGAGAACGGAAACAAAACATAACCATATCGCGTACGCAGTTCCTATTGTATTTGATTGCCGGATGAAACCTTGGATCCCGGAAGTTCTTGTTCCTCTTTCGGAAACAGTAAAATTAGTGGATACAAAGTTTGGAAGGATGATCGACTCCGTCTGACTTTTAAAAAAAAGTGAATAGAAAGAAACCTTAGGTATAAAAAACTAAAAAGAAGACATGGCAAAAAAACTAACCTTAGTCACTGGCGGTGCGGGCCTGATTGGTTCGCAAATTATAGAAGATCTCAATCAAAACGGGAATACCGATATTTTGGTCGTGGATCATTTGGGGACAACAGAGAAATGGAAAAATCTCCAAAGGAATTTTTTTAAGGACTACTATGAGAAAGATCAATTTGAATCTTTTTTAGATTCCGGAAATTCAATCTTAAACGAGATATCTGAAATTTACCATTTGGGTGCTTGTTCTGCCACAACGGAAAAAGATGCCACTTACTTAATGCAAAATAACTTTCATTATACGAAGAAATTGGCAGAGTTTGCTGTCGCAAAAAATATTCCATTTCTTTACGCCTCCAGTGCTGCCACTTATGGGGAAGGTGAGTATGGTTATGACGACAAAGCCCCAATTGAAAATCTAAAACCGCTCAATATGTACGGCTATTCCAAACAACTATTCGATCTTTATGCTAAAAAAGTAGGCATCGCCGATAAACTCGTTGGACTCAAATACTTCAATGTTTTTGGATACGGGGAAGCCCATAAGGGAGAGATGCGTAGCCTTGTTTTGAAAGGTTACGAACAAATCAGAGACACGGGAAAATTAAAATTATTTAAGTCTTACAAACCGGAATACAAGGACGGGGAACAAAAAAGGGATTTCCTCTACGTCAAGGACGCTAGTAAAATCAGCATTTATTTACTTTCTGAACGAAAGTACGGATTGTACAATGTGGGACGAGGAGTTGCCGAAACTTGGAACGATTTGGCGAACGCTTTGTTCGCTTCGATGGCCAAACCGGTGAATATTGAGTATGTAGATATGCCAGATTCGTTAAAGGGCAAATACCAATACTATACCTGTGCGGAAATGGAAAAGATCACCCAAACAGGATATCCCTTCGGTTATACAAACCTAAGGGATGCAGTGGCTGAATACATTCGTTTCCTGGGAGAGGAAAAGAACTAATGTTTACTTTTTGTACACTTTTACAATGGTTTGGATTAGATCTTTGAACTTAGGATCTTTCAAACTGTAAAATACTTGGTTCGATGATTTACGAGACTCTAAAATTCCGTTATTTTTCATCTTACTTAGGTGTTGGGATGCCGCAGATTGGCTAGTTCCTAACAATTCGACAAGCTGACCTACCGTTTTTTCTTCTTTCGCTAAGGTATAAAGAATCAAAAGGCGGATTGGGTGGGCTATCCCTTGAATTCCTTTAATCGCTTGTTCCAATTGTTGTTTGGTGAGTTCTGTTTTTATTTTCATCAGTAAGAGTTCCGTTATATCCTTATGACGAATATGTATTGTATTTACCTACGAAATTTTTTTCGTTTGTAAAAAAAATGACAAGAATTTGGAAAGAGGGCCTCTACCCTCGTGAATTTTTTTCGAGGGTAGGGTAGACATTAATCGAAGTTAGATTCGAACACCACCGGAAATTTCTAGAACTACGCCCGTCACCAAATCATTAGAAATGATAAACTCAGCTGTAGATGCAATTTCATCCGGTTCTCCGAGCCTTCCCACAGGGATGATGGATTTCCATTTTGCAAGGGCTTCCGGATTCATGTCTTTTAAAACCATTTCGGTTCCAATAAATCCCGGTGCGATCCCTGCCACTCGGATTCCAAACTTTGCAAGTTCTTTTGACCAAGTCACAGTCATTGCCGCAACACCGGCT of the Leptospira kanakyensis genome contains:
- the rfaD gene encoding ADP-glyceromanno-heptose 6-epimerase, with protein sequence MAKKLTLVTGGAGLIGSQIIEDLNQNGNTDILVVDHLGTTEKWKNLQRNFFKDYYEKDQFESFLDSGNSILNEISEIYHLGACSATTEKDATYLMQNNFHYTKKLAEFAVAKNIPFLYASSAATYGEGEYGYDDKAPIENLKPLNMYGYSKQLFDLYAKKVGIADKLVGLKYFNVFGYGEAHKGEMRSLVLKGYEQIRDTGKLKLFKSYKPEYKDGEQKRDFLYVKDASKISIYLLSERKYGLYNVGRGVAETWNDLANALFASMAKPVNIEYVDMPDSLKGKYQYYTCAEMEKITQTGYPFGYTNLRDAVAEYIRFLGEEKN
- a CDS encoding ArsR/SmtB family transcription factor; this encodes MKIKTELTKQQLEQAIKGIQGIAHPIRLLILYTLAKEEKTVGQLVELLGTSQSAASQHLSKMKNNGILESRKSSNQVFYSLKDPKFKDLIQTIVKVYKK